CGTTCCGATTGTGAAAGATCCTGAAACCAGAGGCGTTGAACTTTATCAGTGGGGCTTGGTTCCTTTCTGGTCAAAGGAAATTAAGATTGGTGCGCGTTTGATCAATGCCCGATCCGAAACGGTGGCTGAGAAACCGGCTTTTAGGGCGGCATTTAAGTATCGACGTTGTCTTTTGCTGGCCGATGGCTTCTATGAATGGAAAAAGGAAGCCCAAGGCAATACAAAAACGCCATATTTATTCAAAATGAAAGATGATGGTCCGTTTACCTTTGCCGGACTCTATGAACACTGGCAGTCTCCTGTGGGCGGTGAATTGCATACCTGCTCGATCCTGACCTGTGAGCCGAATGAACTCGTTGGACAGGTTCATAACCGTATGCCGGTGATGCTGGATGCAGAGGCGCGCTGGCAGTGGTTGAACCCTGAATTGGACCGCAAGAAACTAATGGCATTATTAACGCCCTATCCTCCAGAAGCGATGAAGGGCTTTGAAGTCTCCAGGGCAGTTAATTCTCCCGGGAATGATACCCCTGATGTGGTTAAGCCTGTTATCGACAACGCCTGAATACTCAATTACCTATATATGGTGGAATAAATGACACGACAAATCCGATTCTTCCTATTCGTTTTATTAGCTGTAATCATTTCAACAACTCTGTTTTATCCAATCAATCAAGTAGTTGGCCAATCTCCAACACCGGTGAACTACATTCCTTTTTTTACAGCGGGTCCGGATCCTGATTATGCCTATGGTTTGGATGGCGGGACGGTTGAAAATGTGATTGTTGATCCGTATGATTCAAATATTATCTATGCTGGAACCTGGGGGAATGCAATTTATAAGAGTTTCGATGCCGGTGCGACCTGGAATCATATCACTGAGGGATTGCGGTCTCCCTACATTTATGAGATCTCTATTGATCCATTGAACCCGAATCACATCCTGGCAAGTGTGTATGAGCATGGGATTGATCAATCATTTGATGGCGGTAATACCTGGTCACCAGTAGTTGGTTTTGATGGGTACAGTGTGGTTTATTCAATAGATTTCGATAGCTCCGTTCCCCTTAGTGACCCTACACGTTCGGGTACGGTATATGCGGCTGTGAGGCAAGAAACGATCATTTTACCTACTGGGAACATTTATCCCGGCGGGGTCTGGAAATCCACCGATGGGGGCTATAACTGGAGAGAAGTCACCAACACTGATAATGGGTTTAATGAGGAAGATTATATTTATGATCTGGCCATTGATCCCAATAATCCGAACACTCTTTACACGGCAAATCATCGAACTGGGGTTTATAAAACGACCAATGGAGGTGAGACTTGGATCAAAGCCAGCACTGGACTGGTTCATCAGGATATACGCGGTATCCAAGTTAACCCAGTGAATGGAACGATCTACGCAGGTATTTGGGACGGGTATGGATTTGCATATTCTACAAATGGCGGATATTCTTGGGTGAATAATAGCCCGAGTCATGCAATGGGCCTCTACGTTTATGAAATTCAATACGATCCCTATGAGCCTGGCAATGTATATTTAACAACTTCCTCGGGTGTGTTCTTCTGTACGAATCCATCGGCTACCTCAACATGCAGCCTCATCGCAAATGAAAAGCGATTTGTTTTTGATCTTGCCTTAGATCTCAACGGTCCAGCTGCTGAAAATGGTCGAACGCAAAATCTTTATACGGGCTTGCAGCATTTTGGATTGAATAAGAGCGATAATGGTGGCGAACTTTTCCTGCCCAGCTATAAAGGTATCCGAGTAAATATTATAAAAGCTGTGATGGTAGATCCCTCAAATCCTGATATTCAATTTGTCTCAGCAGGCAACCGCGGAATTTTCAGGTCAACCAATGGCGGAGTATCCTGGATATCACTCCATAATAATCTTGATCTTGAATGGATTATGGACATAACTATAAAGCCTGATACTTTTGACATTGTATATGTTGGTGACAGATATGGCGGTCTCCATTACACTACAGATCTTGGCATTAACTGGTACTCTGGCAATACTGGGATCAGAAGCGCCGATTCAGAAGTTGTTGTCTCAGAGGCGCAAAGGTCAGATGGTGGAATCGATCAAGGTGATTATGAGTGGATGGATCCTGTTGATTTTCAGGACTTAATGGATGCAATGGGTGATATTTCTACGGATCGTGATACGATGATTTATGTCTCTACGATTGGTTTTGACCCTAGCGATAGTAATAAGATGTTTGCCGGAAAGGTTCCGGGAGGTGTGTCTTACAGCAATGATAGCGGGGTAGTCTGGATAAAATCCAACTTGATATACCCGGATGTTCTGGACTCGTTGGTGGATCCAAGCCGACCAGAGAAATACCTTGTGGGAATAATGAATAATGGAGTCAAGATATCCCGTGATCGAATCAACTGGGAGGATTTCAAAGAGGGGCTTCCTGAAGGTGCTGATGTTTACGCTCTGGCTTTGCAGGGTGATGGAATCTATCTGGCTGGAACCTATGACGGCATGTTTAGAAGGGATAGAAGTATTGGTGATGTATGGGTTGATCTTGGGCTGGATGCTGATATCCGAGACATCATTGTTGACCCGACCAATTCGGCTATGATCTGGGCTGCGACCATCAATGGATTATTCTATGGCTTGCCAACCAGTCCTGAAGGGCCCTATGAGTGGACGAAGTTTGATGTGCCTGATTCAAACAATGACCGATTTTATGTTATTGAGGTCATTCCGGGCACCATACGTGATTTCTATGTCGGGTTGGATGGCGGCGATCTGATCAGATTAACTGAAGATTTGCTACCCTGATTTTTCTTGACCAGTACAACATTGAATGGTAGAATTGCATTCGCTTTAAAAATGCCCCCATCGTCTAGGGGACCAGGACGTAGCCCTTTCAAGGCTAAGACCAGGGTTCGAATCCCTGTGGGGGCATGCAAACAACTCTTCATCATGAAGAGTTGTTTTTTTATCCTTTACACCCTTTCAACACCCGTGGAGGGTGCAGGTGCTGAGACCAGGGCCGAAGGTCCTTGTGGGGGAAAGCCCTCGCAGGGGGTAATTTTATCCCTTTCAACACCCGTGGAAAGTACAGGTTCTAAGGCCAGGTCCGAAGGTCTCTGGGGGGGGGGGGAGCTTATTTAATCCCTATTGACACCCGTGGAGGGTGCAGCTGGTCTACCTTCTGGTGGGGGGCAGTTAAATTTATTCTTGATATATTAGCATTTTAATAAACCTAATAATCAAATAAAGAAGTCCTATTCAATTTGGGTGTTTGCATCCTGTCCTATTGGGGTAAAATGAGTGCGTTTAATGCGTTGAGTTTGTCATCATAGGATGGTTTATGCCCGATTTTCGCATTGTTCCTGCGAGAAGAATCCAAACTGAATTTATTGAGATGAATTCCCGGTTCATCGCGAATGCTGCACCTGCGTTTACAGTGGATCAGGCTCAGGAGTTCATCCACCACGTCAGTGAGAAATTTCCAGACGCCACCCACCACGTACCGGTATTCCTGATCGGTCATGGGGCATCTGTGATTGAACATTGCTCAGATGATGGTGAGCCTTCCGGGACGGCTGGGAAGCCGGCTTTGGCTGTTCTGCGGGGAAGTGGCTTGGGGGATATTGCCGTGGTGATCACCCGCTATTTCGGAGGCACCAAACTTGGCACAGGCGGCCTGGTGCGTGCTTATAGTGATAGCATGCGTAAGGTGTTGGAGGAATTACCTCGGGCAAAGAAACTTGCCACAACCACGTTGCTTTTTGTGGTTCCCTATTCCCTTTTTGAACGTGTCCAAATTGTGATTGCCAACTTTGATGGATTTTGCATTGAGAAGAATTTTGCGGCGGATGTGACCATATCCGTTCGGCTGCCAAATGAACATGTTGACCGGTTTAAGGACAGGATGACAGCCCTGACTCAGGGGAATATTGAATTTATTACGATCGAAACCCGCGATAATACAATTATCCCATTCAAGACCAAAAAGGTTTGTTAATTTTCACTTATTGATCACAAATTAGGATTATAGATTTTCCTGAACGGTATACAGGCGGTGATAGAGACCGTTCCTTGCAATCAGGTCATCGTGTGATCCCTGCTCGATGATTTGCGTTCCCTCCAAAACTACAATTTTATCTGCATTGCGCACAGTTGAAAGCCGATGAGCGATGATGATGGTTGTCCGACCTGCCATCAAGCGTTCGAGGGCCTGTTGGATCAGGAGTTCAGTCTCGGTATCCACAGAGGAAGTTGCTTCATCCAGGATCAGAATGGGGGAATCTTTTAGGATGGCCCGGGCGATGGAAATGCGTTGGCGCTGACCGCCGGAAAGCTTCACGCCGCGTTCACCAATGAGGGTGTCATAACCATTGGGTAAGTCCATGATGAAATCGTGGGCGTTTGCCACCTGCGCTGCATGGATGACATCATCATCCTTGGCAGTGGGGTTGCCAAAAAGGATGTTCTCACGAACGGTGCCGTGGAACAGGAAAACATCCTGCAGGACGATGCTGATCTTGTTGCGGAGTTGATTGATATCCAGGCTTTGAATATCTACGCCATCCAGTTTGATCGCACCGGAGTTTATATCATAGAACCTTGGGATCAGGCTTACGAGGGTGGATTTGCCTACGCCGGTCGGACCGACCAAAGCCACGACATTGGAGGCTGGGATTTCCAGGTTGATATTTTCAAGAACAGGTTCGCCTTCGATGTAGCTGAAACTGACATTCTCAAGTTGAATAGTCCCTTTGACCGGTTCGGACAGAGCAATGGATTGGCGGGAGCTTTTGACTTCCGGTTGTTCATCAAGTAGATCTGAAATCCGATCGAAGCCTGCCAGCGATTCCTGAACCTGTTCCCAGGACGTGCCCAGGGCACGGATGGGTTGGTAGAACATCTCCAGATAGAGGAAGAAAGCAACCAGGTCCGGCACGGATAGGGTGCCCATTAAGGCCATCCGGCCGCCAAAGAAGATCGCGACCAATTGGCCAATGGAGGTGGAGAAATCTATGAAGGGTTGGAAGACAGCCATCAGCTTGAGGGCTGTCAGCAGGGACACCCGGTAATTCTGAATGCCCTGGTCAACCCGTTCCAATTGTTCACTTTCCCGGTTGAATGCTTTGATCTCACGGATTCCGGCAAAGCTGTCGTTAAGGACAGCGTTCAGTTCGCCAATCTTGGCCTGCCGCCTGCGGAAGGCAGGCCGAACAACTTTGGCAAAGCCTACCAAAGCCAGGATGACCAGGGGAATGGGTGCCATGCTATAGAGGGTCAGCTGCCAGTTGAGACTTGCCAGGATGGTGGTGATCCCGATGAAGGTGATGATGTTGACTAATACATCTGGAATGGCATGAGAGATCATCCGCTCAAAGAGGTCGGTGTCATTGACCACTCGCGACATCAATTGGCCGGTTTGTTTGTCTTCGTAGAAGCGGAGAGAAAGTTTCTGCAGGTGTTCATACACAAATCTGCGGGCATCAGAGACACAGCCCCAGCCGGCGATATGAGCCATGTATGAGCGTAGAAATTGCATGAACCCGCGGCCGACATAAGCGATCAGAGCGATCAGCGCAAGCCGGGTGACGGTTTGCATGGTTTCAGTGCTGAGGGATTGGTCTGTAACGAGGCTGACCAGGTTGCGGACTAGCCAGGGAATGAGCAGTTGTGCACCGACGAGGGCCAGGCTTGCGATGACCGTGATGATCAAAGCCCAGGTATATTTTTTAGCGAAGCGTAGCAGAAGTTTCATGTCGGAAATTATACGATGTAGGCCAGTAAAAATCAAAATGGCAGGTTATATTTGATCTATGGCTGCTTTGCCTTTGGGGGAGTCTGATTGATGAATGAAAAAACCGCCCAATTTTTTGAGCGGTTTTCCTTGAGAGAGAAAAATATTGGAGGTTGTAAGAAGAGTTGTATGTTACCGGTTACAATCCATAAAAAGTATTATGGATAAATTGTATCTAAATAATACAATATAATCGTAGGTTTGTCAACACTAAAATAAAAAAGCCTGATGAGTATTCGTCAGGCTTCTTGTGCGCTTAGATATAAGACGCGTGAAGCGCCTCAAAAATGTGTGTGAATTTTTTAGGGCAATCTTGATCTACTCTACGACTTGATAGGAGAGGAGATCACCCTGCAGGTCCAGATGTTGGACGGTGGCAGATGCGACCACGAGCAGCTTGACAGCTTTATTGTCATTGGCACTGGAAAGGATCGTGCCTTTGAAACTGGTCAGATGAGCGCTGTCACCTTCATGCAGAAGGAGCGGCTTTTTGTTAGGCAGGTCCACTTTGAGGGTGCCTTCTTTGACCAACAGGAAAGCCTCACCTTTCTGGATCTGGACGCTTTCATGGTAAGCCGCCGGCGGGATATAGACCAGAATGGATTTGAAGGAGAGATTCTCTTCCGGTGAGAGCAGATAGAGGAAGGGCAGGGCGGGGTTGCTGTATTCGCCTAATTGCTCCATCTGACTCTTCCGAACGACGAAGGCATCTTCTTCTTCAATGTCCTGGAAAATCTGGAAGAGCCGGACGTTATAGAAGTTTGCCAATTTTTGAAGGTTTTCGACGGAGATTGATGCTTTATCGCGTTCAATCAGAGAAATGAAAGAGATGGAAAGGTCTGCACCTTCAGCAACTTCATTGAGTTTGAAGCCTCGTTGATGTCTAAGTTCACGTAGTTTTTGACCGAGAGTAGCCATTTTTTATTCCTTTTCTAAATTAGTAAACTAATTCTACCTTATAAATCTATATTTTTGAATATCCTTCCAACATTTTCGATAAGCCTCAATTCTACCAGTAATTAAATTTAAACAGATTGACGAACTTCTTAAGAATGATAAAATGATGTCAGTTGTTCCCAGTTCAAGCGATCAAAAGATGACCAACGAACGTCCCAGCCCAACAATTGAAGATTATCTGGGTGTGATCTACACCCTGGACCGCAATGGTGACCGAGTGATCTCTGCTCGTTTGGCCCAGTCATTGGACGTTTCTGCACCTACGGTTGCGGCCACGCTCAAAAGGATGCAGCGAGATGGCTGGGTGATCCTAGATGACCATAAGGAAATCCAACTAACACCTTCTGGACGATCAGCGGCAATGAATGTGATTCGCCGTCACATGCTCACAGAGTGGATGCTTTCCAGGATGTTGAAATTGCCTCTGTCGGAGATCCATCGTGAAGCGCATCAAATTGAGCATACGCTATCTCCTGAAGTTGCAGAACGACTCCAGGCGGAACTGGAAGATCCCCGATTTTGTCCGCATGGCAACCCATTGCCTGGATTTGAAGATGAAGCTGAAAACTGGGTGCCGCTTTCCAGTTTGGACCCAGGTGAGACGGCGGTTGTCAGGCGGATTCAGGAAAGTCTCGAAGAAGACTATGACGTCTTGACTTTCCTTGAGTCAAAAGGAGTGGTTCCCGGTGCGCAATTTGAGGTGATGGAATTGCTGCCCTTTAATGAGACAGTGATGGTTTCAATTGAAGGAAATGATGTAATCCTTGGATTGCGATTGGCATCTGAGATTTACGTGAATAAATTGGAGTGATGAGGGAAACCGCTATCCTTATGAATTGCAGTAATTTATTATAATATTAAAAAGGGTGGAAAGTAAAGAAGGTTTTTTAGGTGAATTCAATATTTAAGATTTTTGACATTTTTAAGGATTAACAAACGATAGCTTTTGACCAACCTAAAATAATTGCAGATTTGCAATTATTTTGTCTGCAAAACTATGTGGATCAAAAAATCGCGGATTCAGCCATCAATTTGGCAAATTGAATGTAAAGGGTTCAGGATTTTTAGCTGTTCTGGTGCACCAAATCGTAAAGGCGGGGGACTTGTTCCTTGATGGTGTTCTTGTCTGTCCGCCAGACAAATACATCTCCCACGCCGCCGTATTCAAATGCAACGATGCGGGGCTTTTTCCACTGCCCTGACCGGATTTCATTCAGCGCCCATTCCAGAATTTCCCAGGCGCCATCTTCCATTCCGAAGTGATCGGTGAGGACGCCGCCAAAGGGGCGGATTCCGGTAATGTGCATTTCCGTCAGGCGGTCAACGGGCAATTGGCGGATATATTCCTTGACATCCATCCCGAGGGTATCCGCTGTGATGCGGGCGTGGGCCAAATCCAGCAGGAACTGGCAGTTGGTATCGGCGATCACCTCGGAGAAAGCCACAGGGTCCACGGCAGGGGCGATATAGGGGGTTGCCATGGTGAAAGGGTAGTGTTCCAGAACGACTCGATCCGGGCCGAAATGCGCCACCATACTGTTAATTTCCTCATGCCATATGTCGTTAACCCTTTGTAGTTCGGTGGGATCCTCAGGCGTGCAACTACGGGGGGTCACCAGGTGGGTGTTCACATGGGGAGTGTCCGTTTCGGCAATGAATTTATCAATTCGCTCAAAATCCGCTGTGAGGGTATTGCCCAGGCCAGCATCCAGGCTAAAGTGGATGGTGACCGGCCCGTAGGGTAGCGCTTCTTCGAGCATCCCTTCCCAATCAGGGCATTTGATAAGGTCCACCTGGATCTCTTTGGTTTTAATCAGATTGACCAATGGATTTGAGAAATTGACGGCTAATTTCATAGTGATTTGTCTCCTGTATCGTCCAAACTTCGGCTTTTTGGCCAAAGTACGCCTTATCAAATCTTTGGGATCACAAGCAGCACCAAGGTGAGCCCCAGTTTATATAAACAAACAGCCTCCCCATGATAGCAGATGATTGGGGAGGCTGCAAATTAAAATTTAAGGTGGATCAGCTTGCCTCAACGGGCTCCGACTCTTTGAAATAATCATATTGGGCTTCAAGCTCGTGGCGGAACTGCTTGGTGTAGAGATTGTAGTACTTGCCTTTGAGCTTGATCAATTCACTATGCGTGCCCATCTCCATGATCTGACCATCTTCGATCACGATGATCTTATCAGCCCTTTTAATGGTTGAGAGCCTATGGGCGATCACGAAGCTGGTTCGATCTTTCATCAATTGATCCATACCACGCTGGATCAGGGCTTCGGTCAGGGTATCCACTGAACTGGTGGCTTCATCCATGATGAAAAGTTCAGGTTTGGCGAGGATGGCGCGGGCGATACTGATGAGCTGTTTCTGCCCGACAGAGAGCAGGTTACCACCTTCACCCACATCCTGGTTGTAGCCGTGTTCAAATGACATGATGAAGTCATGCGCACCGGCCAATTTTGCCGCTTCAAGAATCTCCTCTTCCGTGGCGTTCAGCTTGCCATAGCGGATATTGTCTTGGATGGACCCGCTGAAGAGGTGAGGCGTCTGCAGCACCATACCAATCCGGGATTGGATATCCAGCAACTTCATTTCCTTGTAGTCGATGTCGTTCAGGTAAATCTTGCCCTTCTTGGGTTCATAGAACCGACAGAGCAGGTTGACGATGGTGGTCTTGCCGCCACCGGTTGGGCCGACCAGCGCGACCATTTCACCGTGCCGCACATGAAAATCCAGGCCCTTGATGACGGGATCATTTTCCTCATAGTGGAAGTGGACATCCTCAAAGCGGATGTCGCCCTGAATTGTCTCGGTATCAACGGTCCGGGGGATGTCTTTGACTTCCGGTTCGGTATCAATCAGGCTAAAAATACGTTCCGCGGAAGCAACGGCATTCTGCATCTGGGCATAAACCCGAGCCATATCCTGAATGGGCCACATGATGAAGGTGATATAGGAGACAAACGCCTGAATACCACCAATGGTCATGCTGCCGATCTGCACCTGCATACCGCTTTGCCAAAGGACGATCCCCAGGCCCATAGCACTGATGACCTGCACGGTGGGCAGGAACAGGGCTGAAAGCCAGGCGGCCTTGAAGCTGGCATTGTACATCCCCTTGGAGAGCTCGCCAAATTCTTCCAGGTTGGATTCCTCACGGCCAAGGGCTTTGATGACCCTGACACCGGTGATGGATTCATTGAAAGCGCCGGTGATCTTGGAGTTCATCTTGCGGGATTCGCGGTAGTGCTTCAGGATGACCTTTCGGAACCGGAAAGCAATCACGACCAGCAAGGGCAGCATCACAACCACGATGGTGGCGAGCTTGGCGTTGATGATGAACATGAATACGGCTGCCGTGGTGATATTGATGATGGCCCAGGTCATATCTAGAATGCCCCAGGTAAGCAGGTCAGCGAGCCTTTCAGTATCCGAACCGAGGCGGGACATGATCCAGCCTACTGGAGTCTGGCTGAAATAGGACAGGGAGAGTTCCTGCAGGTGATTGAACATGCTCTTGCGCAGGTCATAGCGGACGCGTTCAGCTAGGATCCCAACCAGGTAGATGAAACCAAAAGCGCAGGCAGCCTGAAAAATGACCATAACGGCATAAATCAGAATGGTGCGGACGACAGCCTGTCTATCACCGGCTATGATACCGTTGTCAATCAGGCTTTTACTTAGATATGTTGTGAAGGCGTCAATGACAGAGACGACTGCAATGCAGAGCAGGAAACCCAGAACCCACTTCCAGTGCGGTTTGAGAACCTGGACCAGGCGTTTGAAAACCTGGCCGGTCAGTTTGCCATATTCCTTTTCTTCGAGTTCGTTATAGGTTGACACTGGCAATATCCTTTTCTAATTCAACTTCTATCCGGGTTTGGATATCATAAATATCCCGGTAGATTCCAATTTCTTCCATAAGTTGGTCATGGGTGCCGTGTTGGACGATCTCACCTTTATCAAAGACCAGGATCAGGTCGGCATCCATCACGGACTGGATCCGATGGGCAATGATGAAGGTTGTGCGATCTTCCATCAGGTGCTCCAGGGCGGAGCGGATGTGAGCTTCGGTTTCCGTATCCACACTGGAGGTGGAGTCATCCAGGATCAGGATGCGGGGATTCTTGAGAAGCGCCCGGGCGATCGCCACGCGCTGCTTCTGCCCACCGGAAAGCGTTACACCACGCTCGCCAACAAGAGTTTCATAGCCGTTCGGAAATTCTTCAATGACATCATGGATGGCAGCAAATTTCGCCGCCTGAATGACCTCTTCATCCGAGACCTTACGATGAACGCCATAGGTGATGTTCTCCTTGATCGAGCGGGAGAAGAGGAAGGGTTCCTGTTCAACGATCCCGATCTGTGAGCGGAGAAACTTGCGCGGATAATCGGTCAGGTTCACGCCATCCAGGGTGATCACACCGCTGGTGGGGTCATAGAAGCGGGGCAGCAGGTTGACCAGGGAAGTCTTGCCTGAGCCGGTGGACCCCAGGAGGGCAATCACGTTCCCAGACTGACAGGTGAAACTGATGTCCTTGAGCACCGGGTTATCGGTTTCATATTCAAAACTGACATGATCAAAGACGATCTCACCCTTCACGTCAGCTTCGGGTTCATAACTTCCCTCCGTGAGTGATTCACGGGTTTGTTCCAAAATGTGCGCGACACGCTTATAGGACACAAGGCCTGTTGAGGTCTGCACGATCAGACGGCCTAAACCACGCATTGGCCAGATGATCCAGATGACCAGAGAGGCGAAGGCGATATAGGTGCCGACGGTGATCTCACCATTCACGGCCATGATCGCGCCCACGAAGAATGACGTCAGCATCTGTGCACCGCAGATCAGGTCCGATACCGGCCAGAAGAGGGAATGGATCGAGAGCAATTTCTTGCCCAGACGGAACTTCTCCCAATTCTCGCGGTCGAACTTGTAGCTCTCATAACCCTGCCGGGCGAAGGCTTTCACAACCCGGATGCCAGTCAGATTTTCCTGTAGCCGGCTGCTGAGGGTGGCTTCCTGCTCCTGATATTTCTCGTAAGCCTTGGAGACCTTGCTGAAGAAGAAGATCGATGTCCCAATGATGACCGGGATGGCGACCACAGAGATCAGCGCTAATTTCTGGTTGAGTTCCATCAGGGCAACGAAGTTCACCACGAACATCAACAGGATGCGCCCAATCCCAATCGCCTGTTCGCTATAGAAGCGATTGATGGCATCCACGTCAGAGGTAGATCGGGATATCAGGTCACCAGTTTTGGATTCAGCATGGTAAGCATAGGGCAGCCGTTGCAGATGGTCAAAGAGGTAATTCCTGAGCCTGCGGGTGATGCTTTCGGCGGTTTTTGAAGCCATCCAGCCTGAAAGGAAGGAGAATACCCCTTGCAACAAAGCCAATCCAAAGAAACTCAGGATAATGATCAGAAGTTCCCGGCCATAATTCCCGGCAACGACGACATTATCAATAAATTTCTGCAGCACCAGGTAGACGTTCGTGCGGGCGATGGTTGCGACTGCCAAAGTGGCCGTTGCACCTAAATAGAGCCAGCGATAGCCCTTCATCATCCGCCAAAGTCCCAACATGCGGTTTTTTGAGATGGTCTTGCTCAAATCAAGATTATAGTAATTATTTTTCGACACGATAATACATCTCCAATACAAATCAAGTCAAAAAAACCAGGTTAATGGTTAATCCAGGTCCCTTGGACCTAACAATATATAGGTATGCTCGATGACGACGCATCGTGCAGTCCGTTACAACACGCATGTGAGGTTTGCAAATGGATAAATTGTTCCCGAGTTTCCTAGTGTACCAAGAACTGAACTTGGTGTCAATCGGACTGACCCATCTTGGGAGGGGATTTTCCCCTGGTCAACTGCCTAGAATCCATTTTTATGAGTGATCATTGATGAACTGGTCGATATCCTGAAAAGCCTGATCCAACTCGCCATCCAGAAGGATGCAGTGGGGGGAATCCGCCATGTGGATGAGACCTTTCTCTTTCGAGCCTAATCCCTCAAGGACAATCTCAGCAGCGTCATCAGTCAGGGTGTTGTCATATTCGCCTGTGAAGAGCAAGGTGGGTGGCGTCACATCGGCCAGGTGTGTACGGGCCTGTTTTTGAAGTTTGAGCATTTGAACGGAAGCCCGCACAGGATAGACGTTGTAACCCTTCCAAGGGAGGCCGTCGTCCTCGCTGTTTTTGGTAAGGTATTTCATGAATGGCGCTACGAAACGGGACAGCCACAGCTTATGGACTTTAATCGCCGGGGCGAATAACAGCAGCCCTT
This Chloroflexota bacterium DNA region includes the following protein-coding sequences:
- a CDS encoding SOS response-associated peptidase produces the protein MCGRFTLTLEPGELQELLDLGPFVHIVQPRFNIAPTQPVPIVKDPETRGVELYQWGLVPFWSKEIKIGARLINARSETVAEKPAFRAAFKYRRCLLLADGFYEWKKEAQGNTKTPYLFKMKDDGPFTFAGLYEHWQSPVGGELHTCSILTCEPNELVGQVHNRMPVMLDAEARWQWLNPELDRKKLMALLTPYPPEAMKGFEVSRAVNSPGNDTPDVVKPVIDNA
- a CDS encoding YigZ family protein; translated protein: MPDFRIVPARRIQTEFIEMNSRFIANAAPAFTVDQAQEFIHHVSEKFPDATHHVPVFLIGHGASVIEHCSDDGEPSGTAGKPALAVLRGSGLGDIAVVITRYFGGTKLGTGGLVRAYSDSMRKVLEELPRAKKLATTTLLFVVPYSLFERVQIVIANFDGFCIEKNFAADVTISVRLPNEHVDRFKDRMTALTQGNIEFITIETRDNTIIPFKTKKVC
- a CDS encoding ABC transporter ATP-binding protein codes for the protein MSDMKLLLRFAKKYTWALIITVIASLALVGAQLLIPWLVRNLVSLVTDQSLSTETMQTVTRLALIALIAYVGRGFMQFLRSYMAHIAGWGCVSDARRFVYEHLQKLSLRFYEDKQTGQLMSRVVNDTDLFERMISHAIPDVLVNIITFIGITTILASLNWQLTLYSMAPIPLVILALVGFAKVVRPAFRRRQAKIGELNAVLNDSFAGIREIKAFNRESEQLERVDQGIQNYRVSLLTALKLMAVFQPFIDFSTSIGQLVAIFFGGRMALMGTLSVPDLVAFFLYLEMFYQPIRALGTSWEQVQESLAGFDRISDLLDEQPEVKSSRQSIALSEPVKGTIQLENVSFSYIEGEPVLENINLEIPASNVVALVGPTGVGKSTLVSLIPRFYDINSGAIKLDGVDIQSLDINQLRNKISIVLQDVFLFHGTVRENILFGNPTAKDDDVIHAAQVANAHDFIMDLPNGYDTLIGERGVKLSGGQRQRISIARAILKDSPILILDEATSSVDTETELLIQQALERLMAGRTTIIIAHRLSTVRNADKIVVLEGTQIIEQGSHDDLIARNGLYHRLYTVQENL
- a CDS encoding helix-turn-helix domain-containing protein — its product is MATLGQKLRELRHQRGFKLNEVAEGADLSISFISLIERDKASISVENLQKLANFYNVRLFQIFQDIEEEDAFVVRKSQMEQLGEYSNPALPFLYLLSPEENLSFKSILVYIPPAAYHESVQIQKGEAFLLVKEGTLKVDLPNKKPLLLHEGDSAHLTSFKGTILSSANDNKAVKLLVVASATVQHLDLQGDLLSYQVVE
- a CDS encoding metal-dependent transcriptional regulator, encoding MMSVVPSSSDQKMTNERPSPTIEDYLGVIYTLDRNGDRVISARLAQSLDVSAPTVAATLKRMQRDGWVILDDHKEIQLTPSGRSAAMNVIRRHMLTEWMLSRMLKLPLSEIHREAHQIEHTLSPEVAERLQAELEDPRFCPHGNPLPGFEDEAENWVPLSSLDPGETAVVRRIQESLEEDYDVLTFLESKGVVPGAQFEVMELLPFNETVMVSIEGNDVILGLRLASEIYVNKLE
- a CDS encoding DUF692 family protein — its product is MKLAVNFSNPLVNLIKTKEIQVDLIKCPDWEGMLEEALPYGPVTIHFSLDAGLGNTLTADFERIDKFIAETDTPHVNTHLVTPRSCTPEDPTELQRVNDIWHEEINSMVAHFGPDRVVLEHYPFTMATPYIAPAVDPVAFSEVIADTNCQFLLDLAHARITADTLGMDVKEYIRQLPVDRLTEMHITGIRPFGGVLTDHFGMEDGAWEILEWALNEIRSGQWKKPRIVAFEYGGVGDVFVWRTDKNTIKEQVPRLYDLVHQNS
- a CDS encoding ABC transporter ATP-binding protein; translation: MSTYNELEEKEYGKLTGQVFKRLVQVLKPHWKWVLGFLLCIAVVSVIDAFTTYLSKSLIDNGIIAGDRQAVVRTILIYAVMVIFQAACAFGFIYLVGILAERVRYDLRKSMFNHLQELSLSYFSQTPVGWIMSRLGSDTERLADLLTWGILDMTWAIINITTAAVFMFIINAKLATIVVVMLPLLVVIAFRFRKVILKHYRESRKMNSKITGAFNESITGVRVIKALGREESNLEEFGELSKGMYNASFKAAWLSALFLPTVQVISAMGLGIVLWQSGMQVQIGSMTIGGIQAFVSYITFIMWPIQDMARVYAQMQNAVASAERIFSLIDTEPEVKDIPRTVDTETIQGDIRFEDVHFHYEENDPVIKGLDFHVRHGEMVALVGPTGGGKTTIVNLLCRFYEPKKGKIYLNDIDYKEMKLLDIQSRIGMVLQTPHLFSGSIQDNIRYGKLNATEEEILEAAKLAGAHDFIMSFEHGYNQDVGEGGNLLSVGQKQLISIARAILAKPELFIMDEATSSVDTLTEALIQRGMDQLMKDRTSFVIAHRLSTIKRADKIIVIEDGQIMEMGTHSELIKLKGKYYNLYTKQFRHELEAQYDYFKESEPVEAS